One Sanguibacter sp. HDW7 DNA window includes the following coding sequences:
- the argF gene encoding ornithine carbamoyltransferase: protein MTRHFLRDDDLSPAEQREVLELALEFHADRFLRTPLKGPRAVAVLFDKPSTRTRVSFSVGVAELGGYPLVIDAAGSQLGRGEPVADTARVLGRQAAAIVWRTFGQARVEEMAAYAGVPVVNALTDEFHPCQILADLMTIAQHRGGVDALAGQTLAYVGDGANNMAHSYLLGGATAGMHVRIGTPDGYLPDEQVVADAARIAEATGGSVLVTSDPVAAVEGADAIATDTWVSMGQEDQQAEREAPFVPFALDATLLAHAKADAVVLHCLPAYRGKEISAEVLDGPQSVVWDEAENRLHAQKALLTWVLEHA from the coding sequence ATGACCCGGCACTTCCTGCGCGACGACGACCTCAGTCCTGCGGAGCAGCGCGAGGTGCTCGAGCTGGCGCTCGAGTTCCACGCGGACCGCTTCCTGCGGACGCCGCTCAAGGGCCCGCGCGCGGTCGCGGTGCTCTTCGACAAGCCGTCGACGCGCACGCGCGTGTCGTTCTCGGTGGGCGTCGCGGAGCTCGGCGGCTACCCGCTCGTCATCGACGCGGCGGGCTCGCAGCTCGGCCGCGGCGAGCCGGTCGCGGACACGGCGCGCGTGCTCGGTCGCCAGGCGGCCGCGATCGTGTGGCGGACGTTCGGCCAGGCGCGCGTCGAGGAGATGGCCGCGTACGCGGGCGTCCCCGTCGTCAACGCGCTCACGGACGAGTTCCACCCGTGCCAGATCCTCGCGGACCTCATGACGATCGCGCAGCACCGCGGCGGCGTCGACGCCCTCGCGGGGCAGACGCTCGCGTACGTCGGTGACGGCGCGAACAACATGGCGCACTCCTACCTGCTGGGCGGGGCGACCGCCGGCATGCACGTGCGCATCGGCACGCCCGACGGCTACCTGCCGGATGAGCAGGTCGTCGCGGACGCGGCGCGCATCGCTGAGGCGACGGGCGGCTCGGTGCTCGTGACGAGCGACCCGGTCGCCGCGGTCGAGGGCGCCGACGCCATCGCGACGGACACGTGGGTGTCGATGGGCCAGGAGGACCAGCAGGCCGAGCGCGAGGCGCCGTTCGTGCCGTTCGCGCTCGACGCGACGCTGCTCGCGCACGCGAAGGCTGACGCCGTCGTGCTCCACTGCCTGCCCGCCTACCGCGGCAAGGAGATCTCGGCCGAGGTCCTCGACGGCCCGCAGTCGGTCGTGTGGGACGAGGCGGAGAACCGACTCCACGCGCAGAAGGCGCTCCTCACCTGGGTCCTGGAGCACGCGTGA
- a CDS encoding arginine repressor has translation MTTTDDRGATGTPSTKAARHARIRALLVSEPIHSQTELAGRLAADGLQVTQATLSRDLIELRAQKVRTADGVSVYAVPGEGGDQSLQASADAESLVARLARLCEELLVSAETSGNLVVLRTPPGAAHYLASALDHSVLPGVLGTIAGDDTVLVIAREGEEGGAAIAARLLRLAEGG, from the coding sequence GTGACGACCACTGACGACCGCGGTGCCACCGGCACTCCGTCGACCAAGGCGGCGCGGCACGCGCGCATCCGCGCGCTGCTCGTCTCCGAGCCGATCCACTCCCAGACGGAGCTCGCGGGTCGCCTCGCGGCCGACGGGCTGCAGGTCACCCAGGCGACGCTGTCGCGGGACCTCATCGAGCTGCGCGCGCAGAAGGTGCGCACGGCCGACGGCGTCTCGGTGTACGCGGTCCCGGGGGAGGGCGGCGACCAGAGCCTCCAGGCGTCGGCCGACGCGGAGTCGCTCGTCGCGCGCCTCGCCCGGCTGTGCGAGGAGCTGCTCGTCTCGGCGGAGACGTCGGGCAACCTCGTCGTTCTGCGCACCCCGCCGGGCGCGGCGCACTATCTCGCGTCGGCGCTCGACCACTCGGTCCTGCCGGGAGTCCTCGGCACGATCGCGGGCGACGACACGGTGCTCGTCATCGCACGTGAGGGCGAGGAGGGCGGCGCGGCCATCGCCGCGCGCCTCCTGCGGCTCGCCGAGGGCGGCTGA
- a CDS encoding argininosuccinate synthase, which produces MTDRVVLAYSGGLDTSVAIGWIGEATGAEVIAVAVDLGQGGEDLEVIRQRALDCGAVEAYVADAREEFAAEYCMPALRANALYMDRYPLVSALSRPTIVKHLVRAARQFDATTVAHGCTGKGNDQVRFEVATTSLAPDLKTIAPVRDLALTREKAIAYAEKHSLPIATTKHNPFSIDQNVWGRAVETGFLEDIWNGPTKDVYSYTDDPTFPPVADEVVLTFEQGVPVAIDGVAVTPLQAIQEMNRRAGAQGVGRIDIVEDRLVGIKSREIYEAPGAMALIAAHQELENVTIEREQARFKRQVEQRWSELVYDGMWFSPLKKSLDVFIDDTQRYVSGEIRMTLHGGRATVTGRRAETSLYDFNLATYDEGDSFDQSQAKGFIEIFGLTAKLAAARDVKFGNGVDFGTGKL; this is translated from the coding sequence ATGACTGATCGCGTCGTGCTCGCCTACTCCGGCGGCCTGGACACCTCTGTCGCCATCGGCTGGATCGGGGAGGCGACGGGCGCCGAGGTCATCGCCGTCGCCGTCGACCTCGGTCAGGGCGGGGAGGACCTCGAGGTCATCCGCCAGCGAGCCCTCGACTGCGGCGCCGTCGAGGCGTACGTGGCCGACGCCCGTGAGGAGTTCGCGGCCGAGTACTGCATGCCGGCCCTGCGTGCCAACGCCCTCTACATGGACCGCTACCCGCTCGTCTCGGCGCTCTCGCGCCCGACGATCGTCAAGCACCTCGTCCGCGCCGCGCGTCAGTTCGACGCGACGACGGTCGCGCACGGCTGCACGGGCAAGGGCAACGACCAGGTGCGCTTCGAGGTCGCGACGACGTCGCTCGCCCCCGACCTCAAGACGATCGCGCCGGTGCGCGACCTCGCACTCACGCGCGAGAAGGCCATCGCCTACGCGGAGAAGCACTCGCTGCCCATCGCGACGACGAAGCACAACCCGTTCTCGATCGACCAGAACGTCTGGGGCCGCGCGGTCGAGACGGGCTTCCTCGAGGACATCTGGAACGGCCCGACGAAGGACGTCTACTCCTACACGGACGACCCGACGTTCCCGCCGGTCGCGGACGAGGTCGTCCTGACGTTCGAGCAGGGCGTGCCGGTCGCGATCGACGGCGTCGCGGTGACGCCGCTCCAGGCGATCCAGGAGATGAACCGTCGTGCGGGCGCGCAGGGCGTCGGCCGCATCGACATCGTCGAGGACCGTCTTGTCGGCATCAAGTCGCGCGAGATCTACGAGGCGCCGGGTGCGATGGCGCTCATCGCCGCGCACCAGGAGCTCGAGAACGTGACGATCGAGCGCGAGCAGGCCCGCTTCAAGCGTCAGGTCGAGCAGCGCTGGAGCGAGCTCGTGTACGACGGCATGTGGTTCTCGCCGCTCAAGAAGTCGCTCGACGTCTTCATCGACGACACGCAGCGCTACGTCTCGGGCGAGATCCGTATGACGCTGCACGGCGGCCGGGCGACGGTCACGGGCCGCCGCGCGGAGACGAGCCTCTACGACTTCAACCTCGCGACGTACGACGAGGGCGACTCGTTCGACCAGTCGCAGGCGAAGGGCTTCATCGAGATCTTCGGCCTCACGGCGAAGCTCGCGGCGGCGCGCGACGTGAAGTTCGGCAACGGCGTGGACTTCGGCACGGGGAAGCTCTGA